One window from the genome of Brassica napus cultivar Da-Ae unplaced genomic scaffold, Da-Ae ScsIHWf_240;HRSCAF=407, whole genome shotgun sequence encodes:
- the LOC106452469 gene encoding uncharacterized protein LOC106452469 has translation MASTDGLVPITRAFLASYYNKYPFPPLSDDVSRLSSDMASLIQLLTLQSPPSKGEASLIEEANQQPPHKIDENMWKNREQMEEILFLLQPSRWPVQLREPCTSEDAELSSILRHLKDNFDKALAAMISFQTKNSERVFNTVMTYMPQDFRGTLIRQQKERSERNKQAEVDALVSSGGTIRDTYALLWKQQMERRRQLAQLGSASGVYKTLVKYLVGVPQVLLDFVRQINDDDGPMEEQRQRYGPPLYTLTKMATAIRVFLTLLWQRYDTFKLNKEQMNLLSEAAIVYTSEFERFVAFISDVFANSPFFISADAAGILGSRENEEYKEIIVQAGRTYEVSLMVESENSYIGWDFSLMQGKISMDIGFSVEYISASGEKTLILPYRRYEADQGNFSTLMAGNYKLVWDNSYSTFFKKTLRYKVDCIPPVVEQKVEDEDGLES, from the exons ATGGCTTCGACTGACGGACTTGTGCCCATCACCCGGGCTTTTCTGGCGTCATACTACAACAAATATCCTTTTCCTCCTCTTTCCGACGACGTTTCTCGGCTTTCCTCTGACATGGCTTCTCTGATTCAGCTACTGACTCTCCAATCTCCCCCATCTAAAG GGGAAGCTTCCCTGATCGAAGAAGCGAACCAGCAGCCTCCTCACAAGATTGATGAGAATATGTGGAAAAATCGGGAGCAGATGGAGGAGATACTGTTTCTTCTGCAACCATCTCGTTGGCCTGTTCAG CTTCGGGAACCTTGCACATCCGAAGATGCTGAATTATCATCCATTTTGAGACATCTCAAAGACAATTTTGATAAAGCTCTGGCTGCTATGATTTCCTTCCAGACGAAAAACTCTGAGCGCGTCTTTAACACTG TTATGACCTACATGCCTCAAGATTTCCGAGGAACGCTCATCAGACAGCAGAAGGAGAGGTCTGAGAGGAACAAACAGGCGGAGGTTGATGCCTTGGTTAGCTCTGGAGGGACCATACGAGACACGTATGCTCTTCTTTGGAAGCAGCAGATGGAGCG GAGGAGACAGTTGGCTCAACTAGGCTCTGCCTCTGGTGTCTACAAAACCCTTGTCAAGTACTTGGTTGGGGTGCCACAG GTGTTGTTGGATTTTGTTCGACAAATAAATGATGATGATGG GCCAATGGAAGAACAACGACAACGTTATGGACCTCCTCTATACACTCTCACAAAAATGGCCACGGCTATCAGGGTTTTCTTAACCCTTCTCTGGCAAAGATATGATACTTTCAAACT GAATAAAGAACAAATGAATCTCCTGTCCGAAGCTGCTATCGTCTACACATCTGAGTTTGAAAGATTCGTCGCATTTATCAG CGATGTATTTGCCAATTCCCCCTTCTTCATTTCAGCAGATGCCGCTGGGATATTGGGTTCAAG GGAAAATGAGGAGTACAAAGAGATTATCGTCCAAGCTGGGAGAACCTATGAG GTCTCATTGATGGTGGAATCCGAAAATTCATATATTGGTTGGGATTTCTCCTTGATGCAAGGCAAGATAAGCATG GATATTGGATTTAGCGTGGAGTACATAAGTGCTTCAGGGGAAAAGACT CTGATATTACCTTACCGTCGTTATGAAGCTGACCAG GGAAACTTCTCTACGCTAATGGCTGGAAACTACAAACTTGTTTGGGACAATTCATATTCAACTTTCTTCAAAAAG ACTCTTCGATATAAAGTGGATTGCATACCACCAGTAGTGGAGCAGAAAGTGGAAGATGAAGATGGATTAGAATCATGA
- the LOC106431790 gene encoding probable WRKY transcription factor 62, giving the protein MNSCQQKAMETLLHGHGCANQLKLIMDHAKSDSSMEREDLAKSVLHCFSDALAILIDTYDHHQGDQSNNSSPQDASPVLENSRKPLHKRGRKTSVAESSDYRRHESPNPIYHDGFLWRKYGQKQIKESNHQRSYYKCAYTKDQNCEAKKQVQMIQNNPPLYSTTYFGHHTCQLHQAYATFPGDTSDPQDSHMIRFDHPDSSIHQHQNQSQNQIIYLKDENMMMLPDKSEEWSSPSQWMSSEVAHAVEAFGFNPFRTSSDLS; this is encoded by the exons ATGAACTCTTGCCAGCAAAAGGCTATGGAGACGCTGCTTCACGGCCATGGGTGTGCCAACCAGCTCAAGCTCATCATGGACCACGCCAAGTCAGACTCGTCCATGGAAAGGGAGGACCTGGCCAAGTCCGTCCTCCATTGTTTCTCGGATGCTCTAGCCATCTTGATCGATACATATGACCATCATCAAGGTGACCAATCCAATAACTCATCTCCCCAGGATGCGTCGCCTGTTCTTGAGAACAGCAGGAAACCACTTCACAAGAGGGGAAG AAAGACATCAGTGGCAGAGAGCTCAGACTACCGTAGACACGAATCCCCGAACCCGATCTACCACGATGGCTTTCTCTGGAGGAAATATGGACAAAAGCAGATCAAAGAATCAAATCACCAAAG GAGCTACTACAAGTGTGCGTACACTAAAGACCAGAATTGTGAAGCAAAGAAGCAGGTTCAGATGATTCAAAACAATCCTCCATTATACTCAACCACTTACTTCGGCCACCACACGTGCCAACTTCACCAAGCCTATGCAACTTTCCCCGGGGACACCTCTGACCCGCAGGATTCCCACATGATCCGATTTGATCACCCAGACTCCTCCATCCATCAACATCAGAACCAAAGTCAGAATCAGATCATTTATTTAAAAGATGAAAACATGATGATGTTACCTGATAAATCAGAAGAGTGGTCGTCTCCATCTCAGTGGATGTCCTCGGAGGTTGCTCACGCGGTGGAGGCTTTCGGGTTTAACCCTTTTCGCACATCAAGTGACTTATCATGA